In the genome of Bacillaceae bacterium S4-13-56, the window TATTTAACAGACAAATCGCAATGGAATAAAGAGATTGCTGTTGAAATAGCCAAGGAAGTAGGGATTGAAGAGTTAACAAGTAGGCACTGGGAAGTTATAGAATTTCTTCAGAAGGATTACGAGGAAACAGGAAAAATTCCTACCATTCGCCGTGTGAAGAAAGTGGGAGAAATATCTACCAAGGATTTATACGAGTTATTTCCAGAAGGTCCATTAATGAAGGCATCTAAGATTGCAGGATTAAGTAAACCAGCTAGCTGCGTATAATCGCGAAGGAGGTTATAAGGATGTCAGGAGAAGAAAAAATCAAGAAGGTTTCGATTATTTTTTCAAAAGGATCGCTAGAAGCTATCTATCCAGGATTGATTATGGCTAACGGTGCTCGAATGCAAGGGATTGAAGTAAATCTCTTCTTCACCTTCTTTGGAATGGAAGCGATCACAAAGAAGAAGATGGAT includes:
- a CDS encoding TusE/DsrC/DsvC family sulfur relay protein is translated as MEKTLAGQTVNVTEEGYLTDKSQWNKEIAVEIAKEVGIEELTSRHWEVIEFLQKDYEETGKIPTIRRVKKVGEISTKDLYELFPEGPLMKASKIAGLSKPASCV